From Populus trichocarpa isolate Nisqually-1 chromosome 19, P.trichocarpa_v4.1, whole genome shotgun sequence, a single genomic window includes:
- the LOC18108365 gene encoding protein DETOXIFICATION 29, producing MADSRQPLLSPRGNQNESDDQLLSLTRSITNNSFASSFVADADDIQPINSVRDFFREFCRESVKLWFLAAPAIFTTVCQYSLGAITQVFAGHVGTLALAAVSIENSVIAGFSFGLMLGMGSALETLCGQAFGAGQLDMLGIYMQRSWLILNTTALLLSLVYIFSAQLLKLIGQTASISKAAGMFSIWMLPQLFAYAFNFPMAKFLQSQSKIMVMAVISVVVLILHTVFSWLLMIKLKWGLVGAAVVLNASWVIIDISQFVYIISGTCGRAWSGFSWKAFQNLWSFVRLSLASAVMLCLEVWYFMALILFAGYLKNAEVAVDALSICMNILGWTVMVALGMNAAISVRVSNELGAAHPRTAKFALVVAVVSSFIIGLILAAILLIFRKSYPSLFSSDLDVQELVQDLTPLLALCIVIDNVQPVLSGVAIGAGWQAVVAYVNIACYYIFGIPLGLILGFKVKLGVKGIWYGMLSGTVLQTIILFLIIYKTNWNKEASIAEDRIRKWGGDTDIKENSVKRLTATET from the exons ATGGCAGATTCCAGGCAGCCACTTCTCTCTCCAAGAGGGAACCAAAACGAAAGTGATGACCAACTCCTGTCACTTACCAGATCAATCACAAACAATTCATTTGCCTCCTCCTTCGTTGCAGATGCCGATGACATCCAACCAATCAATAGTGTCCGCGATTTTTTTAGAGAATTCTGCAGGGAGTCCGTAAAGCTCTGGTTCCTAGCCGCCCCTGCCATCTTCACTACCGTATGCCAGTATTCCCTTGGCGCTATCACTCAAGTCTTTGCAGGCCATGTTGGCACTCTCGCGCTTGCTGCCGTCTCCATCGAGAACTCAGTCATCGCTGGCTTCTCCTTCGGTCTCATG CTTGGCATGGGAAGTGCTCTTGAAACATTATGTGGGCAAGCTTTCGGAGCTGGACAGCTTGATATGCTAGGAATTTATATGCAGAGATCATGGCTCATACTCAATACCACAGCCTTATTACTTAGTCTGGTTTACATCTTCTCAGCTCAACTCTTAAAGCTTATAGGCCAAACTGCATCCATATCAAAAGCAGCAGGGATGTTCTCGATCTGGATGTTACCACAATTGTTCGCCTACGCGTTTAACTTCCCAATGGCAAAATTCTTGCAATCTCAGAGCAAGATCATGGTCATGGCTGTGATTTCAGTTGTGGTCTTGATTTTGCATACGGTTTTCAGCTGGTTGCTGATGATCAAGTTGAAATGGGGTCTGGTGGGCGCAGCTGTGGTGTTGAATGCGTCATGGGTGATCATAGACATATCGCAGTTTGTGTATATTATCAGTGGAACCTGTGGTCGGGCGTGGAGTGGTTTCTCGTGGAAGGCCTTTCAAAATCTCTGGAGTTTTGTCAGGTTATCTCTTGCGTCCGCGGTGATGCTTTG CTTAGAGGTCTGGTATTTTATGGCATTGATACTCTTTGCTGGATATCTAAAGAACGCAGAAGTTGCGGTGGATGCCTTGTCGATCTG CATGAACATACTGGGATGGACGGTCATGGTAGCTTTGGGAATGAATGCAGCCATAAG TGTAAGAGTATCGAATGAACTGGGTGCTGCTCATCCGAGAACAGCAAAATTTGCACTGGTGGTGGCTGTTGTATCATCCTTCATCATTGGTCTCATTCTTGCAGCCATTCTTCTTATTTTCCGAAAGAGTTACCCATCTTTATTCTCAAGTGATCTGGATGTGCAAGAACTTGTTCAAGACTTGACACCATTGTTGGCCCTTTGCATTGTTATTGACAACGTTCAGCCAGTTCTCTCTG gtGTGGCTATTGGAGCTGGATGGCAGGCTGTTGTGGCCTATGTAAACATTGCGTGTTACTATATATTTGGGATCCCTTTGGGTCTCATATTGGGTTTCAAAGTCAAACTAGGAGTTAAG GGGATATGGTATGGAATGCTATCAGGGACTGTCCTCCAGACTATTATCCTCttcttgataatttataaaacaaattggaaCAAAGAG GCTTCTATTGCCGAAGACAGAATAAGAAAATGGGGAGGGGACACAGATATCAAAGAAAACAGCGTCAAAAGACTTACAGCTACAGAGACTTGA